CTGCACTCTCTCACACTTGCTCTGATCTTAATAACAGATCTTGAGATATTTAGACTTGTTTAACAAATTACAGAACCAGGAACAATGACTGTTgcctttttaaaactttttaatttgGAGAAACTGTGAGAGTAATTAGTCCTTTTTATTGTGGCTTTCTCTCAAACGTTTTATACTCTCCCAAATCAGGGTTGAAGCTTtgcctttttctcatttttacagCTAAACCTACTGGAAACTTGATCGTTTCACTGTGTGGGTCAAAAGGAGGGGAAGAATAGGTTTAAAAAGTGACCTTAAGAAGATGGTATTTCTCTTCTGAGAGAAAAATTCTTCCTCAATGcgggttgaaaaaaaaaatctggtagGGCCACTGCTGTATTATGCACAAAACTATCTGTGAGATGCCACTTGTGCGGGGGTTCGGGGTCGGTGGGAGGGCGGGAGGGAGAGAAGAACTTTGTCTTGTTCACAGACCAGTGTGGCAACATGCCGGCCATGGCCCAGCAGCCGCTGGGGGCTCTCCCCTCACAGCATCCCCTGTACAGCCGCCATTACATTGTATATCAGTCTCCGCAACAacagattttaattattaaataaaactattttagaattttttttcttaaacccTGCTTGTGTGGTCGTGTCTTTTCAGCGAATCTTAGCAGGAGCCTGACCGGCGGCTTTTGAGCGGGTGGAGGGCGGGTCAGCCATGGCAGCGCCTCCCCTGAGGCGGTGGCTTTTCGCGCCCATCTGACTGCGCATGTGCCAACCGCGTTTCCAGCCATTGCGCAGGCGCGGCTGGCCCGGCCCTTTCCGCCGGGTGGTGGCCCCGGCGCCTATGCCCATATACGGTTTGGCCCTGCCCCTCGCGCGGGAGGCGCGTGCGCGCATTTCAGCCCCGCCCTGCGCACTATAAATATCGCCGCGCGGGGTGACTCGGCCTCTTTCTCCGTGGGGAGCGGCGGAGCTAGCAGGTAAAGTTCGCTTTACTTTTACCCTTTTAGCTGTTTTTACCCTTTAAACCGTTGGTCTTGCTGGCGCGTGAGGTCCTGCTGGCCGCGCAGCGCCGCGCTGTCCGCGGATGCCCCCTCCATCCTCGTTTTAACGCTGAAATATGCCATGAGTTACACGTGGCTGTGGGTGCTGCGGGGCCACCCCGCGCCACCTCAGCCGCCCCTCAGAGCCATTTTCTATTCCTACAGGTTCCGGTAAAGCCTCTTAAAGCTTGGTTTGTCCGGCCCGCTGCAGCGTGAGTATCCATCCTTCCCGTGGCCACGCCGCGTGGCCGGCAGAGCTGCGACGCGCGGGGGCGTGGGGCGGGTCAAGGTGGTTGTAAATGTTAAAAGGTTCAACGTGGATATCCGGAGAAGTCGCTCTCTCTCGGCTCTGTCCGTGTGGCGCATGGGAGCGCAGGCCCTCGGGCCCGTGACGTACAGTCCCTTTCCACGACGTTGGAGAGCAAGCCGGGCCCCGAGCCTGCAGCCTGCATATTCCTACTGCTTCTCTGAGCCCTCGGGCCGTGACAGAGGAGACAAACCATGCAGGAAACACATCTTAAACATAGGTTagaaactgttcataacaaacTGACACGcggggtgggatgggggagcaCGTGCGGAGCTGGGAGAGAGAAACACCCTTTGTGAGAAAAACACAAGCACCCGAGCAAATCCTTAAAGTaccttggttttttttatttccagtgccAAAATTGGAAAAGTTGAAGTGAAACACGATTTTTGAAGGTAATAACTGCGTTTAGACTGTAATATTTGTGTACTGAACttaaaaaaagctcttttgCTGTATTGTGGGACacaagaaaaaagcaggaaaaaaacatctttctttttcctaaaatactGCAAAAACTGCTGGggcaaagtgaaaaagaaaaatcagtgggaGAGGGTGAGTGTGTTAGAGTCTGCTCAAGTCCTGTTAGTGCACTATGTGTAAGAAAAACATAGCTACAGAAATCAAAACGCGATGGAACCAGGGATGTGTGAATTAAATGATCTTTTAAAGCGTGTGCTTGGAGCACGAAAAATAACGGGCGTGTGGCCCTGGCCCCTTGGTGGGACGCGTGCTTCGAGCAGGGCCCAGAGTTACACACGTTACGGGTAAGCTGCACGGGAAGGAAGGATAATCACGGCCTGAGGGGTTGGCTGGAGGGATAAGGGAGGCATGGGGTTGGCTGGTCCAGCAAAGAGCTGCTTTTGGGATGCTTAAAACTGGGGAAGTGGGGGAAGCATAAGGGTTAAGTAGATAAGGTGTGTGCTCTCCTGTGGACTACACTGAAGTACCTTCCCATCGATTCGACCTTGTGGGGCCAGGATGTTACAGGGAAGGTAATGGCAAAAGTGGGTGGATTGTATATAGGATGTGGGTGGAAGCAGTTTGTGTGTTTAGGGCCTGAAATAGAGCTCTCGCTCTTGTCTTgatatgtaaataaatacagtagACAACTCAATAAACTGAACTTGGCTTTGGCTTGGTGTGTGTTTTTGGTGAATGATCTGAATATTAAGGAAAACTTCATGCTTGGGGGGGTGCATCTTCTGTAGAAGTATAATTGTTTGCTGGTGACCCATctcaaaaaagtaaaatgtgtaGAAGTACTCTGGCACTTTTCCTGGGGCTGGAATAGGAGGAAATCCAGACCTTCAGTCCAAGATTGGATTCTTTCAATGCACAAAACGCTTCATACCATGAAGGGCTGAGTCAAGAAGGATTGATGGCGTCTGCTACCCCGGGGTGTGGCTTGGGGGGCAAAAGCAGGGAGGGGCATGACACGTTTTTCCCTGGCCTTTTTAAAGGGGGAGTGCTGCTGATGGGTGGGTTTAGGGCAAGTGCTGGTGTGGGGTGGGTGAAACTGGCATCAGCAACTGGCCGGATGTCCTGTCCTTGGCCGTGAAGTCCCCCGGGAAAGGATCAGGGAGTGGCTGTATCTGCTCATCAGTCAAGGCCCCACATGAGCCTGGGATAAACGGTCAATGGTGATGCCTCTCCTCGAAGGTTTCCCAAGCACATGGGCTGTGGGTGACCCCTGGGGATCACTGTTGATAAGCAGCTGAGGCTGGCGTACCAGCCAAGATGTTAATTAGAAACATGATTATATTAGCAAATAAAAGCTATTATGGCCAAATGCAGGCCTGTGGACTGGAACAGCAGAATTAATCAGTGGAATAAGGGTAATCGCGTTGGATGAAgggaaaactttattttctattttatgcaGCAGTAGGTTGCTGGAAAAGATGGTAGCTCAGACTTGCTGGATTTCAATACTACTCTTCGTTATCGTTGTTCTGCGCgtttaattactgtttttttgCAGCAGTTCTGTTCCATCGCGGCTGGCTGCGGCCTCGGAGGCTGGAGGCATCTCTGTAGGTTAGAAGCAGGATGAGTTACTGACACGGATTTATCGTCCGGGGGCCAAAGTATTGCCAACCGCGAGCCGTGCCTtgtgctgcctgtccctgtgtgtctttctgtccccgtgtcctgccCGACCTGCGGGCAGTGCCCTGGCCGGGGACCGccggccgccagggggcgcaGCGCCGTGAGGGGCCGGCGCGCGCATGCGCAGACCAGAGCGCGGCGGAGCCGGCGGACGGTGAGGGAGCGCGGCGGGGTCGAGCCGGGAGAGCGGCGGGAGGGACCGGcggggacggggatggggacaaggcCGCGGGCGCGGAGGTCCCGGCGAGGGCCGGGCCGTCCTCGGCGCAGCCGACCGgccagcaggaagagctgccGGCGGCGGGAGACGCGGCCGGTCCCGGCCGTGGCCTGCGCGGCCCCACGTGAGGCGGCGCCGCGGGGAATTCGAACGGCGGGAAGGGGCGGGGGCGACGCTCGGGCCATGCGGAACGGGGAGGGCGGTGAGGACGCACATACGGCTCGGCTCCGATTCTTCCCTTATCcgttttccttctttctttttccttccctctcgCATCGCCTGCCTGGACCTGAAATCTGGTTCACATCTGGCATGAAGTAGATAGGGAATATGGATAAAATACACAAGGGAAAACTTTATAttttcccagagcaggagaagggatCAGTGTTCAAATCCCAACTCAGCCACCAGTCCctcaggtggttttttttaggaTGTGAGGGGACACCCCAAACAGTGAACAGCCCAGTTCACCAGATGGGTGACTCCTTACAGGCTCTTTTTGGCATTTAGATTCCAAGATGCCAGGAAAACGCAGAGTCAAGATCCTGGTGCCAGAAGAAGAGTCTACTGAGATGAAAAAGGTTAAAGGTAAGAAAAGTCCCTTGGATTTTTCCTTCTACTTTCCCAGGGGTGATTTTTACCAGGAAACTTATACCCCGACATATTCTTtctccccctcccagcccccagtCAGCCACCCATCACATCActcacagcctgggctggtgctgACAATGGGCCAGAATAACCTTGGCTCTTTTTGGCATTTAGATTCCAAGATGCCAGGAAAACGCAGATTGAAGATCCTGGTGCCAGAAGAAGAGTCTACTGAGAGGAAAAAGGTTAAAGGTAGGAAAAATCCCTTGGAATTTTCCTTCTACTTTCCCAGGGGTGATTTTTACCAGGAAACTTGAACCCCCACAtattctttctcctccttgcaCCCCACAGTCAGCCACCCATCACATCGttcacagcctgggctggtgctgACACTGGGCCAGGGTAATGTTGGCCAGCTGGGTCTGGGTGAGGACATcatggagaggaaaaagccaGCTCTGGTCACACTGCCAGAGATGGTGGTGCAGGTGGAAGCTGGAGGGATGCACACGGTGTGCCTCAGCCAGACTGGAAAGGTAAGTGTCATGAGTTCTGGGATGCGTTTGGGAGCAGAGGGTAGGAATCAGCCACTGCTCTGCCCACATCTTGTTCCAGCTCTAGGGGTGAGCATGGTCTCACATGGACCACAAAATTTTAGGGGGTCAAAAGGAGGACCTGAAAGGAGCCTGAGAGAGAATTGGAAAGGGACTTAGGACAAGAGCATGGACTGATAGGTCAAGGGGGAgtggcttcacactgacagagagtagATGTGTGACACTGTAATTTTAGATGTGATATtgggaaattcttccctgtgaaggtggtgaggctctggtacaaagaagctgtggctgcctcatccctggaagtgttccaggccaggttggacagggtctaaagcaacctgatctagtggaaaaAGTTCAGGGGGTGGACtgaaatgagctttaaggtcccttccaacctgaaccatTCCACAATTCTGCAATAATTCAGCCTCATGAGTCCCTGTCCCCTGACTTCATACTCAGCCTGTTGCCCCACTGGGCTGCTGACCACTCACACCCAATCTGCAGATCTACACCTTTGGCTGCAACGATGAAGGTGCCCTGGGACGTGACACCTCGGCTGAAGGGTCTGAGACCTCTCCAGggctggtggagctgcaggagaaggtgGTGCAGGTGTCGGCGGGGGACAGCCACACGGCTGCGCTAACTGAGGACGGCAGGGTCTTTGTCTGGGGCTCCTTCCGGGTATGCTAATTCCTCAGATGCTGGAAGCTCcgctggtggctgctgctcctgtggctcATCCCTTTGtctctctcttccctcaggATAATAATGGAGTGATCGGCTTGCTGGAGCCCATGAAGACAAGCTCTGTTCCTTTGCTGCTCGAGCTCGAAGCGCCTGTCGTTAAAATAGTTTCAGGTGAGCAGGTATAGTTGTTTAGATGGTTCTAACAAACAGAAGAACACCATTTATTTAAGAAGGCTTCTCTCTATTTTAGCAGCATGCTGTCTTTTTATACCTTCTCACAAAGTTAATACCTATTAATTTGCCACAGTAAATTAACATAATGTTCATTAGTGCAGGGTGGTCAACACCACTGTTTTCTGTCAAGATCTAACTGCAGGTCCCCTTGTTTATCTTCTTCAACTAACTCTTTATGACTCACAGATCAGCCGTGAGCCCCTTCCACAAGCAGGGCCCTGGGGTGTGCAGGGTCAGGCAGGTACATGAGGTTGTCACAACCCTTGAGGAATGTCCATGaccttttcctccctcttggCTTGTTCTGAGCCTGATACGAGGAGATACTGATCTCTGACTCTCCAGAGAACAGCCTTTAGCCCAAACAGATATTTTAGGCCCAACAGATTCACATATTGAGTTAATATTTGACCAGTCTGATGTAGAATGACTTCCAAGAGTGGCCTGAACTGTGACCCTGTGGGGCCAGAGCACTTGCTCTTTAATGAGGCCTGGGgaagctgagcacagcagccagggagctTATCCAGGGCCCAGGGGAAGTTGGGGCACAACTGTGTCCTTACCACCGTCCCAGAAAAACTGCTTTGAGTTCCtgggatgaggaagaggaacATCCTGGAGTTTTAGGTAGTGGCACAATGGGTGTTGAGGTATCAAGTGCAAGAAACCCCATAAGCTGGGACAACTTGGGTTTACCTGTGGGATCTCAGCCCCCAGGACTTGCTGAAGACTTCTCCATaacttctctttccttcctgttcCAGGAAATGATCACTTGGTGATGCTGACAGTGGATGGCAACCTGTTCACATGTGGCTGTGGTGAACAGGGCCAGCTGGGCAGAGTGCCAGCACTCTTTGCCAGCCGAGGAGGACGGAGAGGACTGCGTGAGTAGATTTAGTTCTCAGAAGTGCATCCTTTGGCTTTGGCTCTGTCTTTTGCAGAGGAACAAAGGGACCCAGTCCCTGATGCTCAAGGGCTTATGTGTAATCAGTAACGTAAATGCAGTGAGCCAGATCCTTAGATGCAGGGAGGGTGTAAATCCTTAGTTCTTATGTAACACCTTGTCTCCTGCCCCAGAGCGGATGCTGGTCCCCCAGCTTGTTCCTGTCAGAGGCAAAGGGAGAAGAAGCAACATGCGCTTCCAGGACGCTTTCTGCGGGGCGTATTTCACCTTCGCCGTCACTCATGAGGGACACATCTATGGATTTGGCCTCTCCAACTACCACCAGCTGGGTGAGCTTCACCTGTATCCCTCCAGATCTCCTTCCAGtccactgctgccctggcctGGTGGGGGGAAGCTGCTAGGTGCCCCAAAATCTAAACACACTGGATGCACCAGAGGTAGAAATGGGGGTGGGGCTCACCCTGCATAGCTCTGGGTTTAGGTCCCAGCCCATGTGCCCACTGGGTTTGAGCAGAAATTAGATTTTGGGGCTGGGCAGCTGTATTGGTCTCCAGTAGGGTGAGCCCCAGGGTGGACGGCTCAGTGCTGGAGCTGTCCATGTCCATGGACCTGATCCGCCTGGGTTTGTGCGTCCCACCCTGCAGGGACTCAGGACACCGAGCCCTGCTTCTCCCCGCAGAACCTCACATGCTTCAAGAACTCCACCAAGTCTTGGGTTGGGTTCTCTGGCGGGCAGCACCACACAGTCTGCGTCGACTCTGAAGGTGAGTGACACTGTGACAGGTGGGCTAGGAGTCACATAGCAGGGTGGGGAGATCCCATGGCCCTCCACCTGGCCAAGGGGCTGTTGGGATGATGGTGATGTGCTGGAGCCCTCCAAGTTCTCAGTGTTCAGGGAAGCAAGGTTGGTGTGAGATTGCAGTGAAAGGAAGCTGAGAACAGGAACCTGGACTCAATTGTGAACTCCGCTCTTGCACCTGTCCACCTTATTGATTTTGGCGAGCTGAAGGGTCTCTATCCCACCCTGCCCCTTCTGCATGGGTCTCAGGGTGCGGTATGGAGGAGTGATGTTCCTTCGGGAGTGAGACCTGGGGAAAGGTCCTGGTCTGCTttggccctgctgcagcttctgcccCCCCTCAAGTCTCCTCTCTTCTGTATCTGCTGTGCTCCAGGTAAAGCCTacagcctgggcagggcagagtATGGCCGGCTGGGCCttgggacaggagcagaggagaagagTACACCTACAGTTatcccagagctccccaggatCATCTCGGTGGCCTGTGGAGCGTCAGTGGGTTATGCCGTCAGCAGTGATGGTGAGTGGCAGGGTTTGGGAACCCTGCCTTCTGTACTTTCTTCATCCCTccatccagccctgcacacCATCACCACACACTGCCAGCTGGGTAGGGACTGGAGCCAGGTCCTGGTGCCCATcacctgggggcagctgggcacTGGCTGCTCCAGATCTGTTTGTGGGCCTGTGGAAACAGGGTTGGTCATGTGGTGTTGACCAGGCAGGGGTTGTTGTCCTGACAATCTCTTCTCTGACTGCTGATGCCAGACCTCTGTGCTCTGGTGCTGCATCTGCCTGTGTGCAGTGTCTGCTGGAAGGAATGTTTGGAACAGGCTGTGGGTTTAGTTTGCTCCCCCAAAGGGATAAAAGTTCCTTGGCTCTGTGATGGAACACAAGATGTGCTCTGTTGCAtgtgctcctcctcttcctcctgcttgtGTTTTGGACTCCTAGAAATGCACTGTCTGGGTGCAGGGTCCCCTTCCCATTGTGCATCCACTTGGAGATCAAAGCTTGCTTCATCTCTGTTGCAGGACGAGCGTTTGCCTGGGGAATGGGCACTAACTaccagctgggcactggggaggaAGATGATGTCTGGAGCCCCGTGGAGATGACGGGGAAGCAGCTGGAGAACCGGCGGGTGCTGGCTGTGTCCAGTGGTGGGCAGCACACTGTGCTGCTGGTCAGTgacaaggagcagagctgatgaAGCGATGCAACAGCCGGGCCCAGTGGGATCACAGCACCCTCAGACCCCCCACAACTTCTGCCTGGGACGGGGAGCTGATTacctggggagggcaggaggctTATGGAGCTCGGCCCAGCAGCGCCTGCGTGGCTGGAACAGGGTCCCCATGGGTTCTCCCTGCAAGTGTTTGTCTGTTTTCCTGTGGTGTCCAGTGCTCTGTCAGCTCCCCGGGTCAGCTTGATCCTAAACTGATCCCAGTTCTGTGCCTGGATGGATTTCCAGTTGTTCTcatctgttttttaaacatttcctgGCCCAGCAAAGCTGAGGGTCTTGTTCTTCACTCTGCAATCAGGTTTGGGTATCAGTCTCCCTGAGGTCCCCATGTTCCCCACATCTGGATGCTCCTCCACCCCCTTCACCTAAATATACCTCTCTGGCCAGGATTTGTCTActgtgaccccccccaaacccatcTGAGCCCGTTCTAGGTGGATGCAAATTCAGCAGGAATGTGCCCAGGAAGCTCTATCCTTTAATCCAGATCTTATGGCTACTGTGGGGATATTCTGCCTGGTGAGGGAGAATGCTGCTGGGTGATGCCTAGCACACTGTGATTGCTGAAGGCTCCTGCCTCCCATCCCTCAAGCTGaacaccccccaccccccccagcAGTGAGGCCAGGAGCATCTTCCCCACTCCCCATGGCTTGGAGCAGCCACCTCACCATTGCTTTTTGCAGTCCTGGCCACTCCCTCGGCTGTTGCCTTTGGAAACCCAACCAAATCCATCCCATGGGTGGgaacactttttattttttctcttttcgCTTGCTGAGGAAGGAGCTTCATTTGCTTTTGGGGGCTTGCTGAGCAGACACCCAGACCCCAGCTATGCATGGAGACACTGGAAACAACAGGACTCCTCCTCCCCACTGTCTCCCTGATCCAACTGGTCTTGCTTCCTGTGTGCAGCCTGCTCCATGCTCTCCCTATAGGTACCTGGAGTGAGGAGGGGTCTGCAAAGAGCTAAATTATAGCAATAGGAGGAGTtgtggctggggagggggggggggtctgggaTTATACAATAGTTCTGAAGGGgttagattttttaaaaaagaaaatgtattttggttGATTAATCAAGgcagaaaggacaaaaaaaaagtcttttagcATTTGGAATAAACTGAGTTTTGATAAACCCAGAGTTTGCCTGTGCTTTGGAGGGCAAGTTTCACGGGCAGTTCTCCTGTGGGGACAGTCAGGACGGGTGGCTACTTTTCGGGGTGCTGTCCTGGTTCCAGCTGTGTTCCGAGTGTTCCGTGGCCGCCAGATGGCAGCAGGAGAATGTACTGCTGGTCCACGggactgggagaactgggacGGAGAGAGGGGATGGTCATCCCTGTCACCCCCTC
The sequence above is a segment of the Vidua chalybeata isolate OUT-0048 chromosome 25, bVidCha1 merged haplotype, whole genome shotgun sequence genome. Coding sequences within it:
- the RCC1 gene encoding regulator of chromosome condensation, which encodes MPGKRRVKILVPEEESTEMKKVKDSKMPGKRRLKILVPEEESTERKKVKVSHPSHRSQPGLVLTLGQGNVGQLGLGEDIMERKKPALVTLPEMVVQVEAGGMHTVCLSQTGKIYTFGCNDEGALGRDTSAEGSETSPGLVELQEKVVQVSAGDSHTAALTEDGRVFVWGSFRDNNGVIGLLEPMKTSSVPLLLELEAPVVKIVSGNDHLVMLTVDGNLFTCGCGEQGQLGRVPALFASRGGRRGLQRMLVPQLVPVRGKGRRSNMRFQDAFCGAYFTFAVTHEGHIYGFGLSNYHQLGTQDTEPCFSPQNLTCFKNSTKSWVGFSGGQHHTVCVDSEGKAYSLGRAEYGRLGLGTGAEEKSTPTVIPELPRIISVACGASVGYAVSSDGRAFAWGMGTNYQLGTGEEDDVWSPVEMTGKQLENRRVLAVSSGGQHTVLLVSDKEQS